A region from the Sphingopyxis lindanitolerans genome encodes:
- a CDS encoding DUF4129 domain-containing protein — MSLWIAQASAATAAPAADASAGWLLDPELVGPGYSRTIAGGTIQTSFPPPPPPPPQSDPPWNLAWLRDFFDWTAPMLKPLMWIGAAVLLLLILYHFVPVFADWVDTLRFGRKHRAEAAEESVGEAEAGAARARLADADALAAAGRFAEAVHLLLYRSVDDIAGRRPGLVRPAMTSRELAAAADLPAVARRAFSRIARAVEISLFGGRSIDEQAWQECRGAYADLTVPKNWAQA; from the coding sequence ATGTCGCTGTGGATCGCGCAGGCATCGGCCGCGACCGCGGCCCCGGCTGCCGACGCAAGCGCGGGCTGGCTCCTCGATCCCGAACTCGTCGGCCCAGGCTATAGCCGGACGATCGCGGGCGGCACGATCCAGACGAGCTTTCCACCGCCGCCGCCACCACCGCCGCAAAGCGATCCGCCATGGAATCTCGCCTGGCTGCGCGATTTCTTCGACTGGACGGCGCCGATGCTGAAGCCGTTGATGTGGATCGGCGCCGCGGTGCTGCTTCTGCTCATCCTCTATCATTTCGTCCCCGTCTTCGCCGATTGGGTCGACACTCTGCGCTTTGGCCGCAAGCATCGCGCCGAAGCGGCCGAAGAGAGCGTCGGGGAGGCCGAGGCGGGCGCCGCGCGCGCGCGGCTCGCCGACGCCGACGCGCTCGCCGCCGCCGGGCGCTTTGCCGAGGCGGTGCATCTGCTCCTCTATCGCAGCGTCGACGACATCGCGGGCCGCCGCCCCGGCCTCGTCCGCCCCGCGATGACCTCGCGCGAGCTGGCGGCGGCCGCCGACCTGCCTGCGGTCGCGCGCCGCGCCTTCAGCCGGATCGCGCGCGCGGTCGAGATCAGCCTGTTCGGCGGGCGATCGATCGACGAGCAGGCGTGGCAGGAATGTCGCGGCGCCTATGCCGATCTGACGGTGCCGAAAAATTGGGCGCAGGCATGA
- a CDS encoding DUF4350 domain-containing protein: MSGARETGHGFNPLLIAGLVLTGVVAFIALWALVALAPELSSGNDGGGHALSKAAPGYAAIVDLAERAGADVELRRRVDFASSEERGPLLILTPKHDSKPEKIAELLARQNDRVLIILPKWQTLRIPGRTPKPGWVSNGIPIAPSGALLPEPLFGKVGVRAPGAKAQAIAAEVGGRRFSAYLPADAQVVDGDAIEPLIAGANGGAVLARAKKRDVYILADPDLIDNLAFASRDKARAAALLIDAIGEDADADGLAFDLTLNGFGGQRSLLRFAFVPPFIGITLCLIAAGLLALWQAWVRFGPALKPGRAIAVSKAALIANSADLVRQARRELDGAAAYVASQRSAIARRLHAPTGIDAAATDDWIDRRLKAEGDPFSALARRLPLARNKHEFLEGAQALSDIRKELLRDG; the protein is encoded by the coding sequence ATGAGCGGGGCGCGCGAAACCGGCCATGGTTTCAACCCGCTGCTGATCGCGGGGCTGGTCCTGACCGGCGTGGTCGCCTTCATCGCGCTGTGGGCGCTGGTCGCGCTCGCGCCCGAGCTGTCGAGCGGCAATGACGGCGGCGGCCACGCGCTGTCGAAGGCGGCGCCGGGCTATGCCGCGATCGTCGACCTCGCCGAGCGCGCGGGCGCCGATGTCGAACTGCGCCGCCGCGTCGATTTCGCGAGCTCCGAAGAGCGGGGACCGCTGCTGATCCTCACCCCCAAGCATGATAGCAAGCCCGAGAAGATCGCCGAACTGCTGGCCCGCCAGAACGACCGCGTCCTGATCATACTCCCCAAATGGCAGACTCTTCGCATTCCCGGCCGGACCCCGAAGCCGGGCTGGGTCAGCAATGGCATTCCGATCGCTCCCAGCGGCGCGCTGCTCCCCGAACCCTTGTTCGGCAAGGTCGGCGTCCGCGCACCGGGGGCCAAGGCACAGGCGATCGCCGCCGAGGTCGGAGGGCGGCGCTTTTCGGCCTATCTTCCCGCGGATGCGCAGGTCGTCGACGGCGACGCGATCGAGCCGCTGATCGCGGGCGCGAACGGCGGCGCGGTGCTGGCGCGTGCGAAGAAGCGCGACGTCTATATCCTCGCCGATCCCGACCTGATCGACAATCTCGCCTTCGCGTCGCGCGACAAGGCACGCGCCGCAGCGCTGCTGATCGACGCGATCGGCGAAGACGCCGATGCCGACGGCCTCGCCTTCGACCTGACGCTGAACGGCTTCGGCGGCCAGCGCTCGCTGCTCCGCTTCGCGTTCGTGCCGCCCTTCATCGGCATCACCTTGTGCCTGATCGCGGCGGGGCTGCTCGCGCTGTGGCAGGCGTGGGTGCGCTTCGGCCCGGCGCTGAAGCCCGGCCGCGCGATTGCGGTGTCGAAGGCGGCGCTGATCGCGAACAGCGCCGACCTCGTCCGCCAGGCGCGCCGCGAGCTCGACGGCGCCGCCGCCTATGTGGCGAGCCAGAGAAGCGCGATCGCGCGGCGGCTGCACGCCCCGACCGGGATCGACGCGGCGGCGACCGACGACTGGATCGACCGGCGGCTGAAGGCGGAGGGCGATCCATTCTCCGCGCTCGCGCGGCGCCTGCCGCTCGCGCGCAACAAACATGAGTTTCTGGAGGGCGCGCAAGCGCTGAGTGACATCAGGAAGGAATTACTCCGTGACGGCTGA